From the genome of Candidatus Nitrosocosmicus oleophilus, one region includes:
- a CDS encoding sensor histidine kinase, with amino-acid sequence MDKKFLDRLSKFIQSVESQMDIILPGPASLQFLSYYKIIEQVISQKLAKNIIIRLLCPFDEDSTRLTKHLAPFIGYRSIKSSLPKSPSNSLLFIRDRQDIFSISVDMQRQVHYEHVNEYDKFIFSLDNWSYSKDIPTVRNVVYCFDLIWEEKENNDKTMKEKIHSELLFDLLSHDIGNYHQIIRNSLDIVTSIAKNNNNDINGLSPDREEIFSYLIIANRAIDKSLTLLNNLRRLERLYTQKDLQLISKNLPDAITNAHSTLQQTLYNNNPQGKRIRFSLNIVNDHDNPTEINIIAEDLLEEIFVNLFSNSVKYSGSSEVKIDVLIREYFIAEVKYWMVTVCDYGKGISDSMKKEMFNRFYSKAEGSGLGLSIVRTLVERYKGKIWVGDRVYEDYKQGTAFGMIFPASQ; translated from the coding sequence ATGGACAAAAAATTTCTTGACAGATTGTCCAAATTTATACAATCTGTTGAATCTCAAATGGACATAATATTGCCTGGACCCGCATCCTTGCAATTCTTGTCATATTACAAGATAATTGAACAGGTAATATCACAAAAGTTGGCCAAGAATATCATTATCAGATTGTTATGTCCCTTTGACGAAGATAGTACACGGCTAACCAAACATTTAGCCCCATTTATCGGGTACAGGTCGATAAAATCTTCATTACCCAAGTCCCCATCAAATTCCTTACTCTTTATTAGAGACAGGCAGGATATTTTTTCTATTTCAGTAGATATGCAACGGCAAGTGCACTATGAACATGTTAATGAATATGATAAATTTATTTTTTCTCTTGATAATTGGTCATATTCTAAAGATATCCCAACAGTGAGAAATGTTGTTTATTGTTTTGATCTCATATGGGAAGAAAAAGAAAATAACGATAAAACTATGAAAGAAAAAATACACTCTGAACTTTTATTTGATTTACTCTCGCATGATATAGGAAATTATCATCAGATAATACGGAATAGCTTGGATATAGTTACTTCCATAGCAAAAAATAATAATAATGACATAAATGGATTATCTCCTGATAGAGAGGAAATTTTTTCGTACCTCATAATTGCAAATAGAGCGATAGATAAAAGTTTAACATTACTAAACAACTTACGTAGATTAGAACGACTATATACACAAAAGGATCTACAATTAATATCAAAGAATCTTCCAGATGCTATCACTAACGCACACAGTACCCTACAGCAAACACTATACAATAATAACCCCCAAGGCAAAAGAATCAGATTTTCTTTAAACATAGTAAACGATCATGATAACCCCACTGAAATAAATATAATTGCAGAAGACCTGCTTGAGGAAATTTTTGTCAATTTATTTTCGAATAGTGTAAAATATTCAGGATCATCAGAGGTTAAAATTGATGTTCTAATAAGAGAGTACTTTATTGCTGAAGTAAAATATTGGATGGTAACTGTTTGTGATTATGGGAAAGGGATATCAGACTCTATGAAAAAAGAAATGTTCAATCGATTCTATTCCAAAGCTGAGGGAAGTGGATTAGGTTTGTCCATAGTAAGGACATTGGTCGAGAGATATAAAGGCAAAATTTGGGTAGGAGACAGAGTATATGAGGACTACAAGCAAGGCACCGCATTTGGAATGATATTTCCTGCATCGCAGTAA